From Rhodovastum atsumiense, a single genomic window includes:
- the panS gene encoding ketopantoate/pantoate/pantothenate transporter PanS translates to MSKITRLFPLWAVLVSVAAYVSPAEFKGLTPWITVLLTTIMFAMGVTLTFADFRRVIVRPAPVIAGVVLHYLVMPFAAWALAKALRMPPDLTTGMILVGSVASGTASNVMIYLARGDVALSITISALSTLVGVVATPLLTRFYVSAEVTVDVVSMLLSILQIVAVPVLAGLLVNHFLHRLVRTLEPALPLVSMLAILAIIAAVVAATQPSIASVGPMVMIAVILHNGIGLLGGYWGGRLLGFDEAICRTLALEVGMQNSGLAATLGRIYFSPLAALPGALFSVWHNLSGSLLAGYWAGRPVARTGKDAA, encoded by the coding sequence TTGTCGAAGATTACGCGCCTGTTTCCGCTATGGGCAGTGCTTGTTTCCGTTGCTGCCTACGTTTCGCCTGCCGAATTCAAGGGGCTCACGCCCTGGATCACGGTGCTGCTGACAACCATCATGTTCGCGATGGGCGTGACGCTGACCTTCGCTGATTTCCGCCGGGTCATCGTGCGGCCCGCGCCGGTGATCGCAGGGGTGGTCCTGCATTACCTGGTGATGCCCTTCGCCGCCTGGGCATTGGCGAAGGCGCTGCGCATGCCGCCGGACCTGACGACCGGCATGATCCTGGTCGGCAGCGTCGCCAGCGGCACCGCATCCAATGTGATGATCTATCTCGCACGCGGCGACGTTGCGCTCTCGATCACCATCAGCGCGCTCTCCACCCTGGTCGGCGTGGTGGCGACGCCGCTGCTGACACGGTTCTATGTCTCGGCCGAAGTGACGGTCGACGTGGTCAGCATGCTGCTGTCGATCCTGCAGATCGTGGCGGTGCCGGTGCTGGCCGGCCTGCTGGTCAACCACTTCCTGCATCGTCTGGTGCGGACGCTGGAGCCGGCATTGCCGCTGGTCTCCATGCTGGCGATCCTGGCGATCATCGCCGCGGTGGTCGCCGCGACCCAGCCCAGCATCGCTTCGGTCGGCCCGATGGTCATGATCGCGGTCATCCTGCACAACGGGATCGGATTGCTGGGCGGATACTGGGGCGGACGCCTGCTCGGCTTCGACGAGGCGATCTGCCGCACCCTGGCACTGGAAGTCGGCATGCAGAATTCCGGCCTCGCCGCGACGCTCGGACGGATCTATTTCTCGCCGCTCGCCGCCCTTCCCGGGGCATTGTTCTCGGTATGGCACAACCTGTCGGGATCGCTGCTCGCCGGCTACTGGGCCGGCCGGCCGGTCGCGCGCACGGGCAAGGACGCCGCCTGA